In the genome of Succinivibrio dextrinosolvens, the window CTCTCGCACACAGCCAGTCTAGAAGCTCTATGGCATCACCTCCATCCTTTGCGAAATCTCCAAGATCATGATCAAGATTCAGCTCTTCAATGGCGACAGAATGTTTCTCAAAAAACTTAATCCTGCTAATGGCCTCATTAACACTATGACAATGGATATATCCAGATGGAGCTTCTCTTTCATCATCAAGCCAGAGCTTTACACTGTCCGTCATAGAGAGAAGCGTTTCGTGGTCCACCTGAAAATAACGATCATGAGAAAGTTTCTGTTTTCTGTTCTCATCAGAGAAATAATAGGACATTGAGGAATGAAACCAGCTCAGCTGCTGCTTAAGAGCCTGTTGTATCTCCAGATTTTTACAGTATTCAGAGGCAAGTAGCAGCTCTTCATCAGACACCGCAGAAGTATCTTTCTGTTTTAGTCCGAATATCCGTAAAAAACGATCTTTTCCAGTAAGAGGCTTTCTGTAGTACTCAAGATCGTAGTTATGGACATTAACTTCTGAGGTCAGATGGTACTGACTGAAGCGATCAAAATAATAGCAGTAACAGTTTATATCTGAAGAATCTATGCCACTGGATACGGTCGCATCTGGCATAAAGGATACAGCCACAAAAGGAGCTCCACTCTCATAATCACAGTTAAAGCCCTTAGTCTGACCTGCATATACACAGTCATCTGAATTAACCAGAATATCTCCAGGTTCAAAAGGCATTGGAAGGTATATTAACAGCTTGTCAGTTGTATAGTTAAATCGCTCCTGTGGCAGGCACTCATTGTCATAGATATGCATAAGCTCTACCTCAGAGTTAAAGAAAGCTCTGACATACCTGTCAGAAAAATTATCATATATATTTTTTGTGCCTGAATAATAGTATTTGGTCAGCATAACTACACCAACAGAGTCTCTGTCGTCCGCAGAGTAATCTTCCTTGTAGCCATTAACAGCAGTCTCAAAAGAAGGAAATCTTGCAAAAGAGTAAAACTCAGAGCAACCTTTCTCAAGAATACTCAGCTCATAATAGCTTCCTGGCTCCTCATTTTTCAGAAGACTGATTAGAATTCGGTAATTCTCAAGAATACCTTTTGTTAGCGCATGAAGACTCTCTGTCTCACTCTTATCTCCATCTTTTGGCTGCTCCACGAAAAAGTCCGGATGTCTGATGGTTACCTCTTCATCAGGCTCAGCAAGTAGTACTTCTAAGGCGAAAAGTTTTTCCTCAAGAGGAATACGATAGCATTTGTCGACAAGAAACAGCTTCTGCTCTCCACTGAGGCAGTAATCTAGCGCATAAAGATATTCTCGGATGTCTCGGGAATTTACAAATCTTATAAAGTCCATCAGCTCTCCATACACTGTTCAGTTCAGATTAGTTTAATGATCTAGTGTCTGCATCTGACAACGAAGTTCGATTGTCCTTACAGCACTGTAAAACAAATCTGGTGGAAGATTACCTTTAATCATTTCGCTTAAAGGAATAAGCTTGCAGTTTATACCTTCAAGCTCATCCTTATCTGCATATTCAAGATCATAATTAAGCCAGGAGTGATCCTTATAAAAACCATTTTCTACCGGAAAAAGACCCCAGTACAGAATATCTGTACCATCGTGGTAATCTTTTAAATCCTCTTTACCGGCAGGAGTATATGAAAGAAACACAACATATTCCGGATGAATCGATCTCAAAAGCGCTCCGTATGGAATTCCCGCTTTTTTCACGATATCTCCTCGCTTAAACGGCATAGGTAAACTAATATGCATTGCAGACACATCCACACCGTACAAATTCAGACCACAGCCAGAATGACAGTCAACTGTAATAACTTCTGCATTCTTTGAAAGTATACATTCGGCTACATCGCCAACAGGACCATCCGTATCTTTAACACATTCAGAGAATACATACTTTCTGATTCGATAGTAATCCTGAACCACTCCTATATCCTCATCTTCAGCATATTCTCTGATGGCTTCCAAGGCATTATCGTAATTACTGTAAAAACCTATATGCTGAAAATCTGTTAAGTGCCTTTCTAAATGTTCAGCTTCGTAAAAGTAATCAGAGGAAGCCGCTTTTATAAAACTAAGTATGGCTTTTTTATCTGCCAGATATCTTCGTATGAATTCGTGAACAGTAAGCCCCAGAGACTCGGAGAAAACAGGATTGGATATTGATGTCATTGGTGCATCTTCAGAAGAATTCAGTAATTCCTCAAGAGCTGCAAGTCTTTCATTTAGCGTTATAAAATCGCACATTACAATTAAGAAAAGCTGCTGTTCCACATTAAGCTTGTAACCGATATCATAAAGATACTTTCTGACATCACTTGAATTTACATATTTTATGCAGTCCATTTCAATCCCACCTTTCCATCTTGCTAATGGTCTCTCAGATCTATTAGTTAATGCCTAATTCTTTCAGGGAACTACTGAAAGCCTGAAGATATTCATCTTCACGTTCTTTTTCACGCTGAAGCTCTATAAGTCTTACAGCGTTGTAAAACTCATCTGCTTCTATTTCACCTTTCATAAATCTGCTAAGCGGAATCAGCTTAAGATCAGCACCGGATAGCGAAGCTGGATCTGCATATTCAAGGTCATAGCAAAATAAATTTCCATAACCACCTTCAAAGCCGTTTTCCAGAGCATAAATACCGTAGAAAAGAATATCCCCCATGGAGCGACCAGTTTTGTAATCTTCCATCTTTTCAGGATGGTAACCAAGATAAACTCCATTAATATCTTTGCCTAAAGTTACAATATCTCCTTTTTTAAAAGGCATTGGGATACCGACATACATTCCCTCAATACCAACTCCGTAGGTTTTACAGTTATGGTCATAAACATAGATATTCATCAGATCAAGATTTTTTGAAAAAAGACAGTAGTTAGAATCTGACAGGTAGTTCTCTCCATTTCCTTCCTCCTCATCATCGAAAGATAATTTATCGATGCGTAACCTATCCTCAGGATCCATGCTATATTCCTTTGAATAATTTCGTATGGCATCAAAACATGCCTTATAGGATTTAAAACATTCTATAAGCTCTGGCTCTAATTTCCCCTCATGCTGAATTCTTACCTGATAGAAGTATCCACTGGTATCAGCTTTCATAAAGGCGGTCATGTTTTTTACGTCACTTATATATCTTCTGATAAATTCATGGGAGGTAAGACCAAAAGTTTCCTGAAAACTCATATCGGTAATGGAAGTTAAAGGTAGAGCATCTGAGGATTGAAGATATTCCTCTAAAGACTTTACTTTCTCATCAACGCTTATAAACGGGCAGGATAAGACAACAAAAATTACATGATCGGCACTAAGTTTGTAGTCAATATCGTAAAGATACTGTCTAACATCTTTTGAGTTAACATACCTTATAAAGTCCATACTGAACCTCCGCATTTTTCTAATAGAATAAAAGAGGTTCATTCCAGATCCTGATAGATACCATGAAAATGACAAAAAAAAGAAGAGCGTTTAAGAGGAAAATTTATCTTATTGATTTACTGATTATTATGATTATAATAAAAGACAAGGGAGTCAGAACTTTTATTCCTTCTCACCTGTTTCGGTGATTCTAATTTACCATGCGTTTGAAGGCAATAACAGTAAGATTAGAACCACGATAATAATTAAGGTTTTCATAGTTGATTCCTTAATTAAGTTATTACACAGTTCTAAACTTCTTTTAGAGCCATTTCGCAGATGGCTCTAAAGTTTAGAACCACCTCTGCAAACTCTCGTCTGCATTAACCTTATTTTATCACATTAAGAAAATCTCGTTATATTGTTTTCTACGATTTTTCATTAAACAACATATAGTTAATTATACAATTTTATAAAAATAGCAAATAAAAACTTGTCAGAAATTATCAAAAAAAATAAAAATCTTCCAGTCCTCAGATGCTCTTTTTTCAGAGCAGTCTTTTGAACCGGAAGATTTCTTTTTGAAAAAACGACAGGCTAGTCTACTAGTACAGAATTCTGCACTTTAGAGTACCTTCGATGTTACGCAGTGAAGGTACAACCTCCTGAGGCTTGTCAGAGTGGATATCCATAACCACATAACCGATATCAGCGGTAGTCTGCAGATACTGAGCTGCAACGTTGATATTCAGCTTGGCAAAGGTTTCGTTGATCTGACGCATTACACCAGGTACATTCTTGTGAACGTGAAGCAGTCTTGAAACATCAGCTCTCTTCGTTGGAAGAGATACCTCTGGGAAGTTAACAGCGGTAAGAGTAGAGCCATTGTCTGAATACAGAGCCAGCTTCTCAGATACCTCAGTACCGATATTCTTCTGAGCCTCCTCAGTACCGGCACCGATGTGAGGAGTCAGAATTACATTGTCAAACTCACGCAGAGGAGTTACAAATTCCTCACCGTTCTTTGAAGGCTCCTTTGGATATACGTCTACAGCTGCACCTGCAACCTTACCTGAACGCAGAGCTTCACACAGAGCTTCAATATCAACAACTGTTCCACGGGATGCATTCAGGAAGCGAACGCCATCCTTCATCTTGGCAAACTGAGCCTTGGAAATCATGTTCTTGGTGGTTGGCAGCTCTGGTACATGCAGAGTAACAATATCAGAGTTCTCAAGTAACTCATCTAAGGTATTAACCTGTTTTGCATTACCCAGAACCATCTTGTTCTCTACGTCATAGAAAAGTACTGACAGACCTAAAGCCTCAGCTAAGATACCAACCTGAGTTCCGATATGACCATAACCGATAATACCTATAGTCTTGCCACGAGCCTCGTGGCATCCGTTTGCAGCCTTGTTCCAGCCGCCGCGGTGCAGAAGAGCGTTACGTGCTGGAATGTCACGTAAAAGCTGTAAGTACTCACCGGTTACAAGCTCAGCAACAGATCTGGTGTTTGAGAAAGGTGCATTGAATACAGGAATACCCAGTGCAGCCGCAGCCTCAAGATCGACCTGATTTGTACCAATACAGTAACAGCCGATTCCGATCAGTTTCTTAGCATGCTGCAGAACTTCAGCTGTTAAATGAGTACGAGATCGGATACCGATAAAATGAACATTCTCGATAGCATCTAAAAGCTCCTGACCATCAAGAGCCTTTTTCTGATACTCAACATTTGTATATCCAGCTTTGTTTAATGCATCTACAGCACTTGGATCAACGCCCTCTAAAAGAAGGATTTTGATCTTTGATTTTTCTAAAGATAATGAAGGCTGCATGTTAACCTCTATGATACATACTTATTAAAACAAAATGCCCGTCACATGGCGGGCACTAAATTCCTTTGTTATTTCTTGTTACGCTTTCTGCGCTCTAAAACGGCTTCATTCAACATCGCACAGATCAGCTCTGTATCTTCCATTCCGATGCACGCATCTGTAATTGACTGGCCGTACACAAGATTTCTTAAATCCTTAGGCAGATCCTGACGTCCCTCAACAAGATTTGACTCAAGCATCAGACCAAAGATTCTGTTGTCGCCAGAAGCAACCTGCTGGGCAACATCACGAGAAACATCAACCTGCTTCTTGAACTGCTTGTTAGAATTTGAGTGAGAAGCATCAATCATAACCATTGGCTTCAAACCGGCCTTTTCAAGAGCCTGACAGGTTTTCTCAACGTCCTTTGAGCTGTAGTTAGGCTCTTTACCGCCACGTAAAATCACATGACAGTCATCATTGCCCTTGGTGTGAACAATTGCAACATGGCCCATCTTGGTAACAGACATGAAGGTGTGCTCATTCTCAGCAGCAATGGTTGCATCAATTGCGATCTTTACGGATCCGTCAGTAGCATTCTTAAAACCGATTGGACATGACAGACCGGAAGCCAGCTGACGATGCAGCTGAGATTCGGTGGTACGTGCACCAACAGCACCCCATGAAATGAAGTCGTCAATGTACTGAACAGTGATAGGATCCAGAAACTCAGTAGCTGCAGGCATTCCAAGACTGTTGATGTCACAAAGAAGCTTGCGGGCTATCTTCAGGCCCTGATTGATATCATGAGAATCATCCAGGGTAGGATCGTTAATTAGTCCTTTCCAGCCAACAGTGGTACGAGGTTTTTCAAAGTAAACTCTCATTACAACCACCAGCTGATCCTGATACTTCTGACGAAGCTTCATCAGTCTGTTTGCATAGTCAATAGCAGCTCTGGTGTCGTGCACAGAACAAGGTCCTGCAATCACAACCAATCTGTCGTCTACACCGTTGAAAATATTGTGGATCTCTCTTCTTGTCTGATCCACAACGCTATTTGTGAAATCTGTTGCCGGAAACTTTTCAATCACGGCAATTGGGGGAATTACCTGGTACATTTCGCTGATTCTCGTATCTACGATACCATGCCCCGCTTCGTTAGGCGGGGTAAGGTTCAAATTCTTGTCAATAGTCATATAAACCGCCTAATTATCTAAAGTTGTAAAATCGCCAATAATAATAGTTAAAAGAGGTCTTTGAAGCTGAAGTATTACTTTGCTTAAATATGCTGCCTGGAGCACTCCCTTTTAAAAATATATTATTAGTATTCACGATTTTCTTCCTAAAAATTACATATCAAAATATTATTCCGAGGCAAACCTTACAATGCCTCATTCATAAAAGTTCGTAGTTCATTATAAATACGGATTGAAAATTTATTCAAGTAAAATGGGGGTAAAAAAGCGAGGAAAATTTTAGTGCTCAGAATTTGTGCAATGCCCAATATATGTGCAGAAAATGGCTATTTTGCAGTTTCCTTTGATAAAAAACACTAAAAACAGAACTGTTTAATAAAATTTAGAACAGATTAGAGACAAAAAAAGATGACTTTTCAAAAAGATAAGTCATCCAATTAACAAATGGAATTCTAGATGTCAAGAACAAGAGTTACAGGACAGTGATCAGATCCCAAAACATCATTCTCAATACGGGCATCCACGATATTGTTTTTAAGTTCCTCTGAAACAAAGAAGTAATCAATTCTCCATCCGATGTTCTTTGATCTTGCAAAGGTTTTATAGGACCACCAGCTGTAGCAGTCTGGCTTGTCTCCATTCACATGTCTGAAGGTATCGACATAGCCTGCCTCAACCATCCTGTCAAGAAACTCGCGCTCTAAAGGCAGGAATCCGGTATTGGTCTCATTGATCTTAGGACGGGCAAGGTCAATAGGCTTATGAGCAATATTGAAATCACCGCAAACCACAATTGGTTTATCCTGTCTAAGTTTCTGAGCATAATCAAAGAAACAGTCAAAAAAGCCCATCTTATAAGGCACACGCTTAAATTCACCGGTAGGTCTGCCCTTCTCATTTAAGATAGCGGCTCCGCCATTTGGGAAGTAGCCATTGAAGAAATGAAACTTTTCAAACTCAAGATGAATGATTCTGCCCTCTCCCTGAAATTCAGGATCAGGAAGCTCGTATTCAACAGAGAGAGGCTTTAACTTCGAGAATACAGCTGTACCTGAGTAGCCCTTTTTGACAGTTGAGGAACAGAAAAAGCTCTCATAGCCAGACTTTGTCTTCAGAGCATCATCAAGCTGATCTACACTGGCCTTGGTCTCCTGAAGACCAATCACATCATAGGTAGAGTTACGGAACCAGTCGAAGCCTTCCTTTGCGGCAACCGCTCTGATGCCGTTAACATTCCAGGAACTTAGGGTAATCTGCATATCAGTCCTTTACAATCTCATCAATTCTGTTGTCGTTGTCACCGCCGATGGCTGTCATAAGAGCCATAGTGGACTTGAGGTTGTTAAGCTTAGCCTCAAGATAGGAAATCTTGGCATTTCTCATGGTATCGGCAGAGGTTAAAAAGTCGGTTAAAGCCACCAGGCCAGATTCATATCTTACCTTATAGCGTTCATAATTACGTACTGCAAGCTCATAAGCGTGCTTGTAAGTCATAAGAGATTTCTGATAGTAGTCAACATCAGAGATATCATCATAAACTTCCTGAACCGCCTTGACGTAATCAGCTACAAAAGCGATGTTAGCAAGGTCGATATCCTTAAGCGCGCTCTTTTTCTGCTTTGAAAGCTTGTTGAAGTTTAAGAACGGAAAGGTTACAGAAGAACCTAAGGCGCCTACAGGATTAGCAAGAAAACGTCCTATGGAACCGGTATCTCCGGTGGTTATACCCGCTGTTAAGGTAAAGTCAGGGAAAAATGCCATTTTAGCTTCATTGTAGTTGGCATAGGCCTTTCTTAAGGTGGCCTCATCCTTCATAAGATCAGGACGTCTTGCCAAAAGCTCTGAAGGAACAGACAGCGAGAAAGCAGGAACCACAGAAGTATCCAGAGATGCTATTTCAAAATCATGATCTGCTGTTGTACCCAGCATGGTTGCAAGAGCAGTTCTTGCTTTCTTAAGATTGTTTCTACGGGTATCAAGCGTTGCCTGAACTTTTAAATGGTTAATATGAGCATCATCCACATCCAGAGAATCAGCAGCACCTGCAGAGAATTTGTTCTGCACCAGGGCAAGACGCACCTGAGAGTCCTTTAAATCCTGCTCACCGATGGCAACAGCCTCCTTTGCATACGCATACTGCCAGTAGGCTGCAGCAGTAGACTCGACTACAGTCAGTCTCATGGCAAGATAATCATAGGCAGTTGCCTGATAGTTTGCAAAGGCAGCTTCATCAGCGGCCTTTAATTTGCCAAATAAATCAAGCTGATAGGACAGAGAAAAGTTTCCACTTGAACTCTTATGAGTTGAGTCATGATAATCGAGAGCTCTCTTTGCAGTTGAGCCTATTGATGCAGATGCAGTTGGATGATTGTCGGATGCCACAATATCCACATTGATCAGAGCCTTTTCTACATTTACATAGGCGGTTCTCATATCAAAATTGTGCTTAAGGGCAGACTCCATCAGAGTATTGAGATGCTCATCCTTAAACTGTTTCCAGTAGTCAGCCTCAATTGGAGCACCAACAAAACGGTAAGCATCGTGGTAGGATGCCACCACCGGAAAATCAGGTGCCTTATAATCGGTAAAAAAGAGACTGCAGCCGCACAGACAGGCACTCATACATACAACAGAAAGCTTCTTTAACATTTACAGACCTCTGAGGGTTTCTTCCAGATATTCACGCCAGTCAGGCAGATTTCTGCGGAAGGTTTTAGCAAAACTGTCACAGTTCATGCGAGAATCAGCAGGTCTTTTAGCCTTGGCTCCAAACTCTTCTGAAGTAATAGGCAGAACATTGACGTCATGACTGATAATACCGATGGATTTAGCCTTGTCGAGAATAACTCCGGCAAAATCATTTCTTACAATTTCAGGGTATCCGCAATAGTTATAGATACCGTAAGAATCAAAGTTTTTGGTTAAAATGGAATCAGCAATAAAACAGATATCATCAGACAGAGCTCTTGCAGGAGTTGGATTACCAAGCTCATCACAGACAACCTTAAGAGTATCTCTTGAAGAGGCTAGATTGGCCATGGCTTTGACAAAGTTTTTACCGTAGCGGCCAAAAATCCAGCTGGCACGCAGAATTACAGCACGACAGCCACTGTCAAGAATAAAGCGTTCTCCAAAGAGTTTTGTCTTACCGTATACACAGCGGGTATTTAAAGACTCTTCCTCTGTGTGCGGTCCGCTTTTGCCGTTGTCATAAACATAATCTGTAGAAATATGAATCAGAGGAATATCTCTGCTGCGACACTCTGCTGCAAGATTTTTCGGACCTAAGGCATTTACAGCATAGGCTGCCTTTTCCTCGTCCTCTGCCTTGTCCACCGCGGTATAGGCTGCACAGTTTATTACAAGATCAATCTGTGTAGAATCAAAAAGTGATGAAACCTCATTATCTGAAGTGATATCAAGCTCTGCATGACCACAGGCAATAACTCTATATCCTAAAAAAAGCAGTCTTTCACATACTTCAAGACCAACCTGACCTTTTGCTCCGGTAACAAGAATCTGTTTCATAAAAAAACTAACCTATTTCTTTGATTTTGTATTTCTGGTTTTTGACATTCTCTTAACAAGTGCCTCCACTACCCTATAGGAACTGTTGAAGGCATCAACAGGCAGACACTCGTATGGTCCATGACAGTTAAGACCTCCGGTGAAAATATTCGGTGTTGGAAGTCCCTGACTTGAAAGATTTGAGCCGTCTGTTCCACCGCGTACACGGTTTAAAACAACCTTCACTCCAGCGTCCTTAAAGGCCTTGGTGCAGATGTCAAGGATCTCCTGATTCTGCTTTAATACCTCTTCCATATTGGAATACTGGAATTTAAGATCCAGCTCAACTCTCCCCTGACCGTATTTGTTATTTAAAAATTCAACTGCTGATTTTACAAAATCAAGGCGCTTTTTC includes:
- a CDS encoding cyclic-phosphate processing receiver domain-containing protein — translated: MDFIRFVNSRDIREYLYALDYCLSGEQKLFLVDKCYRIPLEEKLFALEVLLAEPDEEVTIRHPDFFVEQPKDGDKSETESLHALTKGILENYRILISLLKNEEPGSYYELSILEKGCSEFYSFARFPSFETAVNGYKEDYSADDRDSVGVVMLTKYYYSGTKNIYDNFSDRYVRAFFNSEVELMHIYDNECLPQERFNYTTDKLLIYLPMPFEPGDILVNSDDCVYAGQTKGFNCDYESGAPFVAVSFMPDATVSSGIDSSDINCYCYYFDRFSQYHLTSEVNVHNYDLEYYRKPLTGKDRFLRIFGLKQKDTSAVSDEELLLASEYCKNLEIQQALKQQLSWFHSSMSYYFSDENRKQKLSHDRYFQVDHETLLSMTDSVKLWLDDEREAPSGYIHCHSVNEAISRIKFFEKHSVAIEELNLDHDLGDFAKDGGDAIELLDWLCARETFYKIVLHTANPVGRANMQRTIDRYWPHVGDEA
- the serA gene encoding phosphoglycerate dehydrogenase, whose product is MQPSLSLEKSKIKILLLEGVDPSAVDALNKAGYTNVEYQKKALDGQELLDAIENVHFIGIRSRTHLTAEVLQHAKKLIGIGCYCIGTNQVDLEAAAALGIPVFNAPFSNTRSVAELVTGEYLQLLRDIPARNALLHRGGWNKAANGCHEARGKTIGIIGYGHIGTQVGILAEALGLSVLFYDVENKMVLGNAKQVNTLDELLENSDIVTLHVPELPTTKNMISKAQFAKMKDGVRFLNASRGTVVDIEALCEALRSGKVAGAAVDVYPKEPSKNGEEFVTPLREFDNVILTPHIGAGTEEAQKNIGTEVSEKLALYSDNGSTLTAVNFPEVSLPTKRADVSRLLHVHKNVPGVMRQINETFAKLNINVAAQYLQTTADIGYVVMDIHSDKPQEVVPSLRNIEGTLKCRILY
- a CDS encoding 3-deoxy-7-phosphoheptulonate synthase produces the protein MTIDKNLNLTPPNEAGHGIVDTRISEMYQVIPPIAVIEKFPATDFTNSVVDQTRREIHNIFNGVDDRLVVIAGPCSVHDTRAAIDYANRLMKLRQKYQDQLVVVMRVYFEKPRTTVGWKGLINDPTLDDSHDINQGLKIARKLLCDINSLGMPAATEFLDPITVQYIDDFISWGAVGARTTESQLHRQLASGLSCPIGFKNATDGSVKIAIDATIAAENEHTFMSVTKMGHVAIVHTKGNDDCHVILRGGKEPNYSSKDVEKTCQALEKAGLKPMVMIDASHSNSNKQFKKQVDVSRDVAQQVASGDNRIFGLMLESNLVEGRQDLPKDLRNLVYGQSITDACIGMEDTELICAMLNEAVLERRKRNKK
- a CDS encoding exodeoxyribonuclease III → MQITLSSWNVNGIRAVAAKEGFDWFRNSTYDVIGLQETKASVDQLDDALKTKSGYESFFCSSTVKKGYSGTAVFSKLKPLSVEYELPDPEFQGEGRIIHLEFEKFHFFNGYFPNGGAAILNEKGRPTGEFKRVPYKMGFFDCFFDYAQKLRQDKPIVVCGDFNIAHKPIDLARPKINETNTGFLPLEREFLDRMVEAGYVDTFRHVNGDKPDCYSWWSYKTFARSKNIGWRIDYFFVSEELKNNIVDARIENDVLGSDHCPVTLVLDI
- a CDS encoding efflux transporter outer membrane subunit; translated protein: MLKKLSVVCMSACLCGCSLFFTDYKAPDFPVVASYHDAYRFVGAPIEADYWKQFKDEHLNTLMESALKHNFDMRTAYVNVEKALINVDIVASDNHPTASASIGSTAKRALDYHDSTHKSSSGNFSLSYQLDLFGKLKAADEAAFANYQATAYDYLAMRLTVVESTAAAYWQYAYAKEAVAIGEQDLKDSQVRLALVQNKFSAGAADSLDVDDAHINHLKVQATLDTRRNNLKKARTALATMLGTTADHDFEIASLDTSVVPAFSLSVPSELLARRPDLMKDEATLRKAYANYNEAKMAFFPDFTLTAGITTGDTGSIGRFLANPVGALGSSVTFPFLNFNKLSKQKKSALKDIDLANIAFVADYVKAVQEVYDDISDVDYYQKSLMTYKHAYELAVRNYERYKVRYESGLVALTDFLTSADTMRNAKISYLEAKLNNLKSTMALMTAIGGDNDNRIDEIVKD
- the rfbD gene encoding dTDP-4-dehydrorhamnose reductase gives rise to the protein MKQILVTGAKGQVGLEVCERLLFLGYRVIACGHAELDITSDNEVSSLFDSTQIDLVINCAAYTAVDKAEDEEKAAYAVNALGPKNLAAECRSRDIPLIHISTDYVYDNGKSGPHTEEESLNTRCVYGKTKLFGERFILDSGCRAVILRASWIFGRYGKNFVKAMANLASSRDTLKVVCDELGNPTPARALSDDICFIADSILTKNFDSYGIYNYCGYPEIVRNDFAGVILDKAKSIGIISHDVNVLPITSEEFGAKAKRPADSRMNCDSFAKTFRRNLPDWREYLEETLRGL